One Halanaerobium hydrogeniformans genomic window, TATTAAAGCAAATTTTGTTGATGGACTAAGGGTTACAGATAAAGAAACAATGGAAATTGTAGAAATGGTTTTATCTGCCCAGATTAATAAAGAAATTGTTTCTTTGATTAATCAAATGCAGGCCAGTGCTGTTGGTATTTCCGGTAAAGATGGTAATCTAATTAAAGCGGTAAAAAAGACTTTTGACTCAAAAGAAAAAGACCTTGGTTTTGTGGGTGAAGTAGAAAAAATAAACCCAGAGCTTGTTGAACAATTAATAGCAGATGGCTATATCCCTGTAATTGCACCAATTGGAGTTAGTGAAAGCGGAGAAACATTAAACATTAATGCTGATAGTGTTGCAGGAGAGTTAGCAGTTGCACTTAAGGCAGAAAAGTTGATTTATTTAACTGATGTAGATGGAATTCGTTATGATCCTGAAGATGAAAACAGCAGGGTTTCGAAATTAACATTTGCTGAAATTGATGAATGGATAGAACAGAAAAAGATTAAAGGGGGAATGGTGCCCAAGGTTAAAGGTTGTAAACAGGCTGTTGACTCTGGGGTGCTGAGAACCCACATTTTAAATGGTTTAGTACCACATCCACTTTTACTTGAGATCTTTACTGATCAGGGTGTTGGAACAATGATAATTAAAGAATAGCAAAGGAGTAGATAGTATGGAGATAGCAGAAATTATTCAGAGTGATAAAGAACATTTTATGACCGTTTATGGTGGTAGATATCCTCTTTATGCTGAAAAAGCTGAAGGAATAAAAATCTACAGTAAAGATGGTAAGGTATATCGTGATTTTTTATCTGGTATAGGTGTTAATTCTATCGGTTACAGTAATCAGCGTTTTAAAGAGGCTTTAAAAGATCAGATTGACAAGATTATTCACTGTTCAAACTTTTATTATATAGAACCCCAGGCAGAGCTGCAGAAGAAATTATGTGATAACTCTGCTTTTGATAGAGTTTTTTTCGCCAATAGTGGTTCTGAAGCTAATGAGGGTGCTTTAAAACTGGTTAGAAAGTATTTTAGAAAAAAAGGTAAAAAGAAATATGAAACCATCACTGCTGACAGATCATTTCACGGGAGAACGATGTCAACAGTAACAGCAACCGGTCAGGATAAATATAAAAAGCCATTTGCTCCTTTACCAGTTGGTTTTAAAACTGTTCCCTTTAATGATTTAGAAGCTTTAAAAAATGCTGTTGGAGAAAAAACTGGAGCAATTATGCTGGAGCCAATTCAGGGTGAAGGAGGAATTTATCCAGCCAAGCAGGAATATCTTGCCGGTGTAAGAGAATTATGTGATGAGAAGGATATACTGCTGATCTTTGATGAAGTACAGTGTGGTATGGGCAGAAGTGGAGAACTCTTTGCCTATCAGCATTATGGAGTTGAACCCGATATTATTACCCTTGCCAAAGCACTTGGTGGTGGAGTACCAATTGGTGCTTTTCTGGCTAAAGAAGAGGTTGCAGCAGCTTTTGAACCGGGAGACCATGGAACTACCTTTGGTGGGAATCCACTCGCAACCAGAGCGGCTTCTGAAGTGCTTGACATTATGCTGGCAGATGGCTATTTAGATAATGTCAAAAAGATGGGAGAATATTTTATTGCTGAACTTGATAAATTAATTGAGAGAAGTGATAATTTAGTTGAAAGTAGAGGGATGGGTTTGATGCTGGCCCTTGAGCTTGCTGAAGATCTATCTGCAAAAGAGCTTACCCAGCTCTTATTTGAAAGAGGCTTTTTGGTTAATGCTGTTAAAGATCATACACTTAGATTTTTACCACCCTTTGTGCTTGGAAAAGAAGATATTGATTTATTAATCGAAAATATTGAGGAGATTATCAATTTTTAGTTAAATAAATATTTTGTTTGAGAGGCAGGGTTTTTATGAATAATTTAAATATGATTAAAAATTTAGTCAAAGAAGATAAAGATCAGCAGAGTAAAATAAGTTATAATATAGGTAGAAATGAGAAATGCCCCTGTGGCAGTGGCAAAAAATTCAAAAAATGCTGTGCACTTAATAATCCTGAGTTAAGTCGCGAAGATTATTTTCAAAAAGTAAAAGAGATAAAAGATGAAGAAAAATTAATTGCAGTGCTCAAAGAGGCTGTAGAAAATTATCCATTGGAGCAGAGCTTTATTTTACCATTGATAGTTTATTCTCTGCAGCACAGCAATTACCAGACAGCTGTTAAATATCTAAAACATGCCTGGCAGCTGATGGGTACAGATTTGGATGAAGCATTTATCTCACCGCTTGTAAATATCATGCTGGATAAAGGGGAAATAGAAGAGGCAGAAGCAATTATTAGAGAATCTCTAGAATCCAAAGGAGAATCGATTCCTCTTTTAATTGCCCTAGCAGAGGTATACAAAAAAGAAGAAAAAATGCAGAGGGTAAATGATATAATCGATCGGGCAATGGAGATTGATCCAGAAAACTTACAGTTGATAGTTTTTAGACTTGAAACTTTAATGGACTTTGATGATGTAGTTAGTTCTCTTGCCCTTTATGAGAAACATTATGAGAAGCTCAAAGACTATAAGCAGATGCGGGTAATAGGTTTTTTAGATGATTTTATAGAAAAAAGGTTTAATTTAAAAGAAAATCAGGAGTTAAATGAAAAAGAAGCTTTAAATTCTGCCAAAAAAACCTTTAGTGTATTTGAAGAAATTGATAACTTACAGCTAAATGCTGCTGACAGCAGGGCTAAAGAACTACTTGAAAAAATAAAAGAGCTACCTCCTAAAAATTCTCAAATTGCCTTAGATATTTTAGCCTATTATCTGACAGCTGAATTATATGATGAATTTGAAGAATATGCTCAGGAAATTAATGCAGTTCAAAAAAATAATCCTAATTACTTAAGGCTGCTATTTTTGAAATTCTACAACCAGGGTGAACTAAAAAAGGCCTATCAATATATTTCTCAAGCCTTTGAACTTGAAAAAACAAGAAAAGATGGGCATTTCCATAACTGGCAGGTTGCAGCTGATTATCTGCAGTTTATAGTTGATTATGACAGCAATGATGATTTAAAGAATTTTATTAATGATTTTGCTGCTTTAATTGCAGAAGATAAAGATCTGCTTTCTAACTTAATGATGCTGCTTGAAAATAATAACTCTGAACAGTATAAAGAGAAATTATTAAATAAAATTCTAGAAGTATTAGAACAGAGTGATATTAAAAATATTGAGGCTAAGGATGTCTACAATAAACTGTTTTTTACAAAACTGCTGGAACTTGATTTGAGAGAACATTTTAATAATACAGCTGCCGAAGAAATTATTAAAGAGATTGAAAAAGTCAGCAGAGAAGTTGAAGAAAAAGCGATAAATACTCCTGTTTTAAGTTATGCAAAATTGAGATTGCTTAAATATCAGGCAGGTAATTTAGAAGAAGAAAAAGAAAAATTAATTGCTTCACTTAAAAATTCTAAGATAGAAAGCTATTATGATGCTATTGCTTATTATGAAACTATGCTGCGTTTTGCTGATCCAGCTCCAATCTTAACTGAGATTCCCTATAGTAAATACTTAGATGATCAGCAGCTTGAATTCTATCGACTCACTGCAGCATTAAAATTAAGATATTATGAAATAGCTTCAAAAATATTTTACAAGCAGTTTTTAGAAAAAACTCAGAAAAGTGAGCTAGGGTCATTTTTTATAAGTCTGCTCCGCTATTTTGATAGCAAAGATATATTAGAACACTTAGAAAATATGGAAGTTAATGAAGAAATAGTTAATTATTTAATAGATATAATGAATATCAAAAATAATTAGCTAAATACCCTTGTCAAAAGTGAAAATAATTACTATAATATAGCTATGACGGTAGGGGCGGAATTCATTTATTGATACTGCACCCACAAATACTGTTAAATTTATTTAGTTTGGTCCACCTGGATCATTGGACCGGGATGGGAGGAAAAGAAGATAAAACTTAAGACAAGACAAATTGTTATTGCTGGAATGTTGGGAGCTATTTCTATTATTTTGGGGGCTACAGGTTTAGGGTTAATACCTGTTCCTACCCCGGCAGGTCATGTGACGATAATGCACCTACCTGCTATTTTGGGTGGTATTATTGAGGGACCTGCGGTTGGACTGCTGATCGGTTTAATTTTTGGTGTATTTAGTTTTCTTAGAGCTACCAATCCGATTTTTGCAGATCCTTTAATTGCAATATTACCGAGACTTTTTATTGGTGTTGCAGCTTATTATAGTTATAGGGCAACTTTAAGGCTAAATCAAAATGTATCTTTAGCAGTTGCTGGTGTAATTGGAACAGTTGTTAATACTGCAGGTGTTTTGACTCTGGCTGTTTTGAGAGGTTATTTACCGATGAGTGCAGCTTTAGCAGTTGCAGGTACTCATGGGATTCCAGAAGCAGTTATTGCAGCACTTTTTGCAGTTCTTCTCGGAAGAGTTTTAATCAATTATCAGGCAAGCTAAGAGTAAATCTATGTTTTTGAGCAAAATAATTTAAGTTAAATGAAAAGAAGGCTGCTAAAGCCTTCTTTTTGACTTAAATAACTGTTATAATGTATAATATAGATAGAGAAATAGCTTTTCAGTCAAAAATTGAATAATCTCTACTTCAGGCCTGAGAGGAGGAGTTAAGATGAAAGATAAAAACAAGATTAAAGAAGTTCTGGAGAACACAGAAATATTGTTAGAACCAGAAGATTTAATTTCAACATCTCATGATACAACTCTCCACTATTTTGTGCTCAGTGAGCCATATTATCTGGAAGAATTTCCGGAAGAAGGACCTGAAACCAAGGTAAGAGAAGGAAAAATTACCTGGGAAAAACCAAAACTTCTAACCCCAGATTACATGATAAATATGAGTGGATTTAGTGGTGAAGCCAAAAAAGCGATGCAGATGATTGCTAATGAAAACCCTGATTTGGCCGGATTATTATATAAAATGAATTATCGCAAACAATCAATCAGTACTTTTACAATATCAAGAGAATTAGAAAAAGCTCAGGAAGAGATTGAAAATGAAAGAATTAATGATGAAGATAATTTAACTGTAATAATCAAAGGTGTTGATGAGCTCTGGGATGTTTCACTGATGAAGTTTATTCAAAGTCTGATGTTAAAAAGTGCTTATAAATCTCAACTTCCCTATTATGAGGAAAAGGGTTATTTAAGTACT contains:
- the argB gene encoding acetylglutamate kinase, with product MLEEESKIEELIEKAYVLIEALPYFKDYYGKTFVIKYGGSIMADEKLKKNLIEDITLLKYVGINPVIVHGGGPAINKTLDRLNIKANFVDGLRVTDKETMEIVEMVLSAQINKEIVSLINQMQASAVGISGKDGNLIKAVKKTFDSKEKDLGFVGEVEKINPELVEQLIADGYIPVIAPIGVSESGETLNINADSVAGELAVALKAEKLIYLTDVDGIRYDPEDENSRVSKLTFAEIDEWIEQKKIKGGMVPKVKGCKQAVDSGVLRTHILNGLVPHPLLLEIFTDQGVGTMIIKE
- a CDS encoding aspartate aminotransferase family protein, which translates into the protein MEIAEIIQSDKEHFMTVYGGRYPLYAEKAEGIKIYSKDGKVYRDFLSGIGVNSIGYSNQRFKEALKDQIDKIIHCSNFYYIEPQAELQKKLCDNSAFDRVFFANSGSEANEGALKLVRKYFRKKGKKKYETITADRSFHGRTMSTVTATGQDKYKKPFAPLPVGFKTVPFNDLEALKNAVGEKTGAIMLEPIQGEGGIYPAKQEYLAGVRELCDEKDILLIFDEVQCGMGRSGELFAYQHYGVEPDIITLAKALGGGVPIGAFLAKEEVAAAFEPGDHGTTFGGNPLATRAASEVLDIMLADGYLDNVKKMGEYFIAELDKLIERSDNLVESRGMGLMLALELAEDLSAKELTQLLFERGFLVNAVKDHTLRFLPPFVLGKEDIDLLIENIEEIINF
- a CDS encoding SEC-C domain-containing protein, giving the protein MNNLNMIKNLVKEDKDQQSKISYNIGRNEKCPCGSGKKFKKCCALNNPELSREDYFQKVKEIKDEEKLIAVLKEAVENYPLEQSFILPLIVYSLQHSNYQTAVKYLKHAWQLMGTDLDEAFISPLVNIMLDKGEIEEAEAIIRESLESKGESIPLLIALAEVYKKEEKMQRVNDIIDRAMEIDPENLQLIVFRLETLMDFDDVVSSLALYEKHYEKLKDYKQMRVIGFLDDFIEKRFNLKENQELNEKEALNSAKKTFSVFEEIDNLQLNAADSRAKELLEKIKELPPKNSQIALDILAYYLTAELYDEFEEYAQEINAVQKNNPNYLRLLFLKFYNQGELKKAYQYISQAFELEKTRKDGHFHNWQVAADYLQFIVDYDSNDDLKNFINDFAALIAEDKDLLSNLMMLLENNNSEQYKEKLLNKILEVLEQSDIKNIEAKDVYNKLFFTKLLELDLREHFNNTAAEEIIKEIEKVSREVEEKAINTPVLSYAKLRLLKYQAGNLEEEKEKLIASLKNSKIESYYDAIAYYETMLRFADPAPILTEIPYSKYLDDQQLEFYRLTAALKLRYYEIASKIFYKQFLEKTQKSELGSFFISLLRYFDSKDILEHLENMEVNEEIVNYLIDIMNIKNN
- a CDS encoding ECF transporter S component is translated as MIGPGWEEKKIKLKTRQIVIAGMLGAISIILGATGLGLIPVPTPAGHVTIMHLPAILGGIIEGPAVGLLIGLIFGVFSFLRATNPIFADPLIAILPRLFIGVAAYYSYRATLRLNQNVSLAVAGVIGTVVNTAGVLTLAVLRGYLPMSAALAVAGTHGIPEAVIAALFAVLLGRVLINYQAS